A DNA window from Vibrio sp. CDRSL-10 TSBA contains the following coding sequences:
- a CDS encoding bestrophin family protein encodes MVVHSTPNLFDILFSLKGSIAKKIAKRTFMITALAAIIVLVESLYPLLFSQVSATPFTLLGISLSIFMSFRNNACYSRWWEGRQAWGKVITDVRSFARASEVIDDVALREKQLRSLCGYTHAMAAKLRGENQYLAAKEWLSEEESAYGHHVCDGILRTISRLNSQLAKNNHISEWRYVLLEEQLQRLSEAQASCERIKTTPVPYSYTLLFHRTTYIFCMLLPFAMAEPLGWIAPIFTTIVSYAFFGLDAIGDETGRPVRPR; translated from the coding sequence ATGGTCGTGCATTCTACTCCAAATTTATTTGATATCCTTTTTTCATTAAAAGGGTCTATCGCTAAAAAAATAGCGAAACGCACTTTCATGATTACCGCTCTGGCTGCGATCATTGTCCTGGTCGAGAGTTTGTATCCGTTACTGTTTAGTCAGGTCAGCGCCACCCCATTCACCCTGCTGGGTATCTCACTGTCTATCTTTATGAGCTTTCGCAACAATGCCTGCTATTCACGTTGGTGGGAAGGACGTCAGGCGTGGGGCAAGGTGATCACTGATGTGCGCTCATTCGCTCGCGCCAGTGAAGTGATTGATGACGTGGCGCTGAGAGAAAAACAGCTCAGGTCATTATGTGGTTATACTCATGCCATGGCCGCCAAACTGCGCGGCGAGAATCAATATCTTGCGGCCAAAGAGTGGCTGAGTGAAGAAGAATCCGCTTATGGTCATCACGTGTGTGACGGGATACTGCGTACTATCAGTCGCCTCAATTCACAGCTGGCAAAAAATAACCATATCAGCGAATGGCGCTACGTACTGCTTGAAGAGCAGTTACAACGTTTATCAGAAGCACAGGCCAGCTGTGAAAGAATAAAAACCACCCCGGTTCCTTACTCGTACACGCTGCTTTTTCATCGCACCACTTACATATTTTGTATGTTACTGCCGTTTGCGATGGCAGAACCGCTGGGCTGGATTGCGCCGATTTTTACCACGATTGTCAGCTATGCCTTCTTTGGTTTGGACGCAATTGGTGACGAAACTGGAAGACCCGTTCGGCCGCGATGA
- a CDS encoding DMT family transporter has translation MNSDSILKAVVLLLICTFFWGSSFPIGKHALQEVNALTLVFWRFVIAAACLAVYVRVARMPKPVITNRQWLWVFAVSAVGVGGLNLGLFTGLAYTSATNGSLIMALSPLMTSLIASVAQRSWPSRAQCFSLLVSLTGVLMVITNGHLETLLSLQINHGDKLIFSGMLAWSLYTYFSQGISRWMAVIPYTLVGMLSGAAVIGVMCLFSADVHPFAELLNASAVGISEVVYIGLFATVAGYLLWLNGVRRLGSASAALFFNFVPIFSVLTSFVMGHAVTQLQLAGIGLVVAGLLLPRIRLPKRRSMVCPQQ, from the coding sequence ATGAATTCCGATTCAATCCTGAAAGCCGTTGTGCTTCTTCTTATCTGTACCTTTTTCTGGGGCAGCAGCTTTCCTATCGGCAAACATGCGTTGCAGGAAGTCAATGCGCTGACCTTAGTCTTCTGGCGCTTTGTTATCGCTGCAGCCTGTCTGGCTGTGTATGTGCGTGTTGCGCGCATGCCAAAACCTGTCATCACCAACCGCCAGTGGTTGTGGGTGTTTGCGGTCAGCGCTGTGGGGGTGGGCGGACTTAATCTCGGATTGTTCACCGGTCTTGCTTACACCAGTGCAACCAATGGTTCGCTGATCATGGCTCTCAGTCCGTTAATGACTTCGCTGATCGCCAGTGTCGCTCAGCGCAGCTGGCCTTCACGGGCACAATGTTTCAGTCTGCTGGTCAGTCTGACCGGAGTACTGATGGTGATCACCAACGGTCATCTTGAAACCCTGCTTTCGTTGCAGATTAACCATGGTGACAAGCTAATTTTTTCCGGCATGCTGGCCTGGAGTCTGTACACCTATTTCAGTCAGGGGATCAGTCGTTGGATGGCCGTGATCCCTTACACTCTGGTCGGAATGCTGAGTGGCGCGGCAGTGATCGGCGTGATGTGCCTGTTCTCAGCGGACGTGCATCCGTTTGCCGAACTGTTGAATGCCAGCGCCGTCGGCATCAGCGAGGTGGTGTACATTGGTTTGTTTGCCACTGTAGCCGGTTATCTGTTGTGGCTGAATGGCGTGCGTCGCCTTGGTTCGGCCAGCGCTGCACTGTTTTTTAACTTCGTGCCGATTTTCTCAGTCCTGACCTCTTTTGTGATGGGGCATGCTGTGACTCAGTTGCAGTTAGCGGGTATTGGATTAGTGGTGGCAGGTTTGCTGCTCCCACGAATTCGTTTGCCGAAACGCAGATCAATGGTCTGTCCTCAGCAGTAA
- a CDS encoding LLM class flavin-dependent oxidoreductase: MQLPPFSILDLAPVSEGSDFHSTFRNSVSLAQHAEALGFKRFWMAEHHNMPDIASAATSVLLSHIGANTQKIRLGSGGIMLPNHAPLVISEQFGTLEALYPGRIDLGLGRAPGTDYPTMHALRRDPERMDPDFDELLEELQFFMGPISDNQPVRSYPGNNAKVPLWLLGSSTYSARLAGIKGLPFAFAAHFAPDSMLRALEIYRDNFRPSEQLDKPYAMIGVNIIVAETDRQAQYLGTTEKQKFLKMARGGRDKLPPPVMSMDPLWLPHEQRHVETQLRESIHGSQETVRRRLENLLERTQADEIMVNAMIYDHQEKLKSYQLLSELR, encoded by the coding sequence ATGCAATTACCTCCTTTTTCAATCCTGGATCTGGCGCCGGTCTCTGAAGGCTCCGATTTTCATTCCACATTCCGCAACTCGGTTTCTCTGGCCCAGCACGCTGAAGCGTTAGGATTTAAGCGCTTCTGGATGGCGGAACACCACAATATGCCCGATATTGCCAGTGCCGCCACTTCCGTACTGCTCAGCCATATCGGCGCCAACACTCAGAAAATTCGTCTTGGCTCCGGCGGAATCATGCTGCCTAACCACGCTCCGCTGGTGATTTCCGAACAATTCGGTACCCTGGAAGCCCTTTATCCGGGCCGGATTGATCTGGGATTAGGCCGTGCTCCTGGTACTGATTATCCGACCATGCACGCGCTGCGCCGCGATCCGGAACGTATGGATCCTGATTTTGATGAACTGCTGGAAGAGCTGCAGTTTTTTATGGGCCCGATATCCGACAACCAGCCGGTACGCTCTTATCCGGGCAACAACGCTAAAGTGCCTTTATGGCTGCTCGGCTCAAGTACCTACAGTGCCCGTTTAGCCGGTATCAAGGGATTACCTTTTGCTTTTGCCGCCCATTTCGCGCCGGATTCGATGTTGCGCGCTCTGGAAATCTATCGTGATAATTTCCGCCCGTCCGAACAACTCGATAAGCCGTACGCCATGATCGGCGTGAATATAATCGTGGCCGAAACCGATCGTCAAGCGCAGTATCTGGGCACAACGGAAAAGCAGAAGTTCCTTAAAATGGCACGTGGCGGACGCGACAAACTGCCGCCACCGGTCATGAGCATGGATCCGCTGTGGCTGCCCCATGAGCAGCGCCATGTTGAAACGCAATTACGGGAATCGATCCACGGCAGCCAGGAGACAGTCCGTCGCCGCTTAGAAAATCTGCTTGAGCGGACTCAGGCCGATGAGATCATGGTGAACGCCATGATTTACGATCATCAGGAAAAGCTGAAATCGTATCAGTTGCTGTCAGAGCTACGCTAA
- a CDS encoding bestrophin family ion channel, protein MTKLEDPFGRDENALPLDALVRIIERDILDTLNVTELPPEKKPVDYILS, encoded by the coding sequence GTGACGAAACTGGAAGACCCGTTCGGCCGCGATGAGAATGCACTGCCACTCGATGCACTGGTACGAATCATCGAACGTGATATTCTTGATACTCTGAACGTGACCGAGCTGCCGCCAGAGAAAAAGCCGGTGGACTATATACTAAGCTGA
- a CDS encoding VOC family protein → MSLQPFHLAIPVYDVPLARQFYREVFGLEEGRSAESWVDFNFFGHQLVIHFHPRTADQERAVTNPVDGHDVPVPHFGVVLTWEQWQALAERLKRYNIEFVIEPYIRFQGQVGEQATMFFFDPCGNALEFKAFKDMGQLFAK, encoded by the coding sequence ATGAGTCTACAACCGTTTCATTTAGCGATACCTGTCTATGATGTTCCGCTCGCCAGGCAGTTTTATCGCGAAGTTTTTGGCCTCGAAGAGGGGCGCAGCGCCGAAAGCTGGGTCGATTTTAATTTTTTCGGTCACCAGCTGGTGATCCACTTTCATCCGCGTACCGCCGATCAGGAGCGGGCGGTGACTAATCCGGTTGACGGGCATGATGTTCCGGTGCCGCATTTTGGTGTGGTTCTGACCTGGGAGCAGTGGCAAGCGCTGGCGGAACGTCTTAAGCGCTACAACATTGAGTTCGTGATTGAGCCGTATATTCGTTTTCAAGGCCAGGTCGGTGAACAGGCCACCATGTTTTTCTTCGACCCGTGTGGTAATGCGCTGGAATTTAAAGCGTTTAAAGATATGGGGCAGCTGTTCGCCAAGTAG
- a CDS encoding TRAP transporter small permease, which translates to MNKLVGLINRGLAAFTISLSAFLVVCVVWQVISRYVLGKPSTVTDELARYLFMWVALIGAAYTTGLKRHLAIDLLTMKLTGKRKMINEIFIQLAIAVFAYIVLVHGGIQLAAKTLATGQVTPALSLQMGYIYFCLPISGVLMIFYSAVFAYERVKTLTCSKALITKSELD; encoded by the coding sequence ATGAATAAGCTGGTCGGTTTAATAAACAGAGGGTTAGCTGCCTTTACTATCTCTCTTTCTGCCTTCCTGGTCGTCTGCGTGGTCTGGCAAGTCATTTCACGCTACGTATTAGGTAAACCCAGTACTGTCACGGATGAACTTGCCCGCTACCTGTTTATGTGGGTCGCTTTGATCGGCGCGGCTTACACCACAGGCTTAAAACGCCATCTAGCCATTGATTTGCTAACGATGAAACTGACCGGCAAACGCAAAATGATTAACGAAATTTTTATTCAGTTAGCCATCGCCGTTTTTGCTTACATCGTTCTGGTCCATGGCGGTATCCAACTTGCGGCTAAGACACTGGCCACCGGCCAGGTCACACCCGCACTGAGCCTGCAAATGGGTTACATCTATTTTTGTCTGCCGATTAGTGGAGTGCTGATGATCTTTTATTCAGCTGTCTTTGCTTACGAGCGTGTGAAAACACTGACATGCAGCAAAGCTCTTATCACTAAATCTGAACTTGATTAA
- a CDS encoding slipin family protein — protein MPAIPVNTELLTPILIVVLVVLIAVRLFRILREYERGVIFFLGRFQKVKGPGLIIVIPVIQQMVRVDLRTVVMDVPSQDVISRDNVSVRVNAVLYFRVVDSQKAIINVENYLQATSQLAQTTLRSVLGQHELDEMLANREMLNADIQAILDARTEGWGIKVSNVEIKHVDLNESMIRAIARQAEAERTRRAKVIHASGEMEASEKLVEAANRLATEPNAILLRYLQTLTEIAGEKSSTILFPMPTSMMEGLFQTLTKDKKTDKEP, from the coding sequence ATGCCAGCAATTCCAGTCAACACTGAGCTGCTAACACCGATTCTGATTGTGGTGCTGGTGGTGCTGATCGCAGTGCGCTTATTCCGTATTCTGCGTGAGTACGAACGCGGGGTGATTTTTTTCCTCGGTCGATTCCAGAAGGTGAAAGGTCCGGGTTTGATCATTGTCATCCCGGTCATCCAACAAATGGTGCGGGTCGATTTACGTACAGTTGTGATGGATGTACCGAGCCAGGACGTCATCAGCCGTGACAACGTGTCGGTGCGGGTCAATGCCGTACTCTATTTTCGCGTGGTTGATTCCCAGAAAGCCATCATTAATGTCGAAAATTATCTTCAGGCCACATCGCAACTGGCTCAGACCACATTGCGTTCGGTGCTGGGGCAGCATGAGCTGGACGAAATGTTAGCCAACCGGGAAATGCTCAATGCGGATATTCAGGCCATTCTTGATGCCCGTACGGAAGGCTGGGGCATTAAAGTCTCCAATGTTGAAATAAAACACGTCGATCTGAATGAATCAATGATCCGCGCTATTGCCCGTCAGGCTGAAGCTGAGCGGACCCGACGCGCGAAAGTGATTCACGCATCCGGTGAGATGGAAGCGTCAGAGAAACTGGTGGAAGCGGCTAATCGTCTGGCGACTGAGCCGAATGCCATTTTGCTGCGTTATTTGCAGACATTAACCGAAATCGCCGGCGAAAAAAGCTCTACTATACTGTTTCCTATGCCAACCTCGATGATGGAAGGTTTGTTCCAGACCCTGACTAAAGATAAAAAAACAGATAAAGAGCCCTGA
- a CDS encoding LysR family transcriptional regulator, which produces MDIKQLKYLIALDETQHFGQAAAMCNITQPTLSMRIRQLEEELDLTLINRGQRYQGLTEAGERILAWAHTLLAAHDALQTEAANCRGQVVGSLRLGMVPLASLNPMVLLEPLSKSYPELRYQLSSLTSEQVIDGLNRNQLDLGLCYMDQIDTTHFEVIELPSTQMGLLYDQRYFDFDETEMAWARLNTMPLGLLTQGMHYRQSIDISFSSKGITPQILLESDSTFQLLQSVNAGLCCAIMPLNSGLEHMNDALRIIPIEDARIHARMGLLMRKTEPRSAVAERCFIKAQEIFAAGSHQTD; this is translated from the coding sequence ATGGACATTAAGCAACTCAAATACCTCATTGCTCTGGATGAAACCCAGCACTTCGGGCAAGCCGCAGCAATGTGTAACATCACCCAGCCGACGCTGTCGATGCGCATTCGCCAGCTGGAAGAAGAGCTGGATCTGACCTTGATCAATCGTGGTCAGCGCTATCAGGGGCTAACCGAAGCCGGTGAACGAATCCTGGCCTGGGCACATACCTTACTGGCGGCGCACGATGCGCTGCAAACTGAAGCCGCTAACTGTCGCGGCCAGGTTGTGGGCAGCCTGCGTCTGGGGATGGTTCCTCTGGCCAGCCTGAATCCGATGGTATTGCTTGAGCCGCTGTCCAAAAGCTATCCGGAGCTGCGTTATCAGCTCTCTTCACTGACCTCAGAGCAAGTGATCGACGGCCTGAACCGCAACCAGCTCGATCTTGGCTTATGTTATATGGATCAGATTGATACCACTCATTTTGAGGTCATCGAGCTGCCTTCCACCCAAATGGGGCTGCTCTACGATCAGCGCTATTTTGACTTCGACGAAACCGAGATGGCCTGGGCCAGGTTAAATACCATGCCTTTAGGGCTGTTGACTCAAGGTATGCATTATCGGCAGTCGATTGATATCAGTTTCAGCAGTAAAGGCATTACGCCCCAAATCCTGCTGGAAAGTGATTCCACCTTCCAACTGCTGCAATCGGTCAACGCAGGTTTGTGCTGCGCAATCATGCCGCTCAACAGCGGTTTGGAACACATGAACGATGCGCTGCGCATCATTCCGATTGAGGACGCCCGTATCCACGCCCGCATGGGGTTGCTGATGCGAAAAACCGAACCGCGCTCAGCAGTAGCAGAACGCTGCTTTATCAAGGCACAAGAAATTTTTGCTGCCGGCAGCCATCAAACAGATTAA
- a CDS encoding LysR substrate-binding domain-containing protein, with translation MKPNYSLDDLRCFCAVARFASFKEAAAYLEMPLSTLSRRIRQLETDLQLRLLNRDAHRVILTHTGEQYFQRSAALFDELGDIDEDLHRDKHQPSGKIRISTPINAGSQFLRPIFYDFLLQQPDIQLDLRFSNSLIDIEAEGMDVVFRVGSPVVDNWIARPLKHIHFILCAHPDYDLSAIQHPEDLCGHPTVLCHPMVPWQLVNKTNQQEFDYHPQKGVRLELDEIQMLSHAVKTGLGIGYIPDYFALPMIEQGEMQHVLPDWRSKERTLFMLYRERQNIPLRVRLFIEFVLQHFDNQE, from the coding sequence ATGAAACCTAACTACTCTTTAGACGATTTGCGTTGTTTTTGTGCTGTTGCCCGCTTTGCCAGTTTTAAAGAAGCCGCGGCTTATCTCGAAATGCCCCTTTCCACCTTGAGCCGTCGTATCCGTCAACTGGAAACCGATCTGCAACTCAGGCTCCTTAACCGCGATGCCCACCGGGTGATTCTCACTCATACCGGCGAACAGTACTTCCAGCGTTCGGCGGCCCTGTTTGATGAACTCGGCGACATTGATGAGGATTTACACCGCGATAAACACCAGCCAAGCGGGAAAATTCGTATCTCCACCCCTATTAACGCCGGCTCCCAGTTTTTGCGCCCGATTTTTTATGATTTTTTACTGCAACAGCCGGATATTCAGCTCGACCTGCGTTTCTCCAATTCCCTGATTGATATCGAAGCGGAAGGCATGGATGTGGTATTCCGAGTGGGCAGTCCGGTGGTCGATAACTGGATCGCGCGCCCGCTCAAACACATTCATTTCATCCTGTGCGCCCATCCGGATTATGATCTCAGCGCGATACAGCACCCTGAAGATTTGTGTGGTCACCCGACAGTGCTTTGTCATCCCATGGTTCCCTGGCAACTGGTGAATAAAACCAATCAACAGGAATTTGATTACCACCCGCAAAAAGGGGTCCGGCTTGAACTCGATGAAATTCAAATGCTCTCACATGCGGTCAAAACCGGACTGGGGATCGGCTATATTCCCGACTATTTTGCCCTGCCAATGATAGAGCAAGGTGAAATGCAGCACGTATTGCCAGACTGGCGCAGTAAAGAACGCACCCTGTTTATGCTGTATCGTGAGCGTCAAAACATTCCTCTGCGGGTGCGACTGTTTATTGAATTTGTCCTGCAGCATTTCGACAACCAGGAATAA
- the fdhD gene encoding formate dehydrogenase accessory sulfurtransferase FdhD translates to MTCTLTQLSELADTNVAAPNPDEYGYVEMDQQQNIAYKPLASETALSISYNGLNHAVMMVTPGNIEDFIRGFSLSSGIVQSMSEIRDIQLRTGQDSHNAEVELSSRAFWALKTQRRTLAGTSGCGICGVEALEQALPQLEVLTPVAAPDARLFLNLRQRIAAAQVLASQSGALHAALYANSSGEITLCREDIGRHNALDKLIGAMLHQKIDSQTGFVVMTSRCSLELIHKTVRAKVATLVTLSAPTALTVQWARQHNLNLIHLPKHSAPRLYSPAPGPRSA, encoded by the coding sequence ATGACATGTACATTAACCCAGTTAAGTGAATTGGCTGATACCAACGTTGCCGCGCCGAATCCGGATGAGTACGGCTACGTCGAAATGGATCAGCAGCAGAATATCGCTTACAAACCACTGGCCAGTGAAACCGCGCTTTCTATCAGCTATAACGGCCTCAATCATGCGGTGATGATGGTCACGCCCGGTAATATCGAAGATTTTATCCGCGGCTTCAGCCTCAGCAGCGGCATCGTGCAATCGATGAGCGAGATTCGCGACATTCAACTGCGCACCGGGCAGGACTCGCACAATGCCGAAGTGGAACTGAGCAGCCGCGCCTTCTGGGCACTGAAAACTCAGCGCCGTACCCTGGCGGGTACCAGTGGCTGTGGTATTTGTGGGGTTGAAGCGCTGGAGCAGGCACTGCCGCAACTTGAGGTGCTGACTCCGGTGGCCGCACCCGACGCGCGTCTGTTTCTCAATTTACGCCAACGCATTGCCGCGGCTCAGGTGCTCGCCAGCCAAAGCGGTGCCCTGCACGCAGCACTATACGCCAACAGCTCAGGTGAAATCACCTTGTGCCGTGAAGACATCGGTCGTCACAACGCATTGGATAAGCTGATTGGGGCGATGCTGCATCAGAAAATTGATTCGCAAACAGGATTCGTGGTGATGACCAGTCGCTGTAGTTTGGAACTGATTCATAAAACCGTGCGCGCTAAAGTGGCCACCCTGGTCACGCTCTCCGCCCCGACCGCATTAACCGTGCAATGGGCGCGTCAACACAATCTGAATCTGATTCATCTGCCAAAGCACAGCGCGCCACGCCTATACAGTCCGGCTCCCGGCCCACGCAGCGCTTAA
- a CDS encoding TRAP transporter substrate-binding protein, whose translation MMKRKTLLCAVIGTVISLGATASAYATTTLKLSHNHPRDHAVHKAMTFMANEVKDLTDGEVRIRIYPDAQLGTQRESMELMQNGALDMVKSNAAELEAFSPAYSAFNLPYLFNSKEHYYKVTDGALGREILDSSRDSGFIGVTYYDAGARSFYTSKPINTPDDLKGLKVRVQPSPTAIAMVKSLGGNPTPLAYGELYTALQQGVVDAAENNIPSFSLSRHSEVSKYFSLDEHTMVPDVLVISTKSYDKLTAEQQQALMKAAHDSSEYMKQLWAESSAKERAKAESMGVTFVQPDKAKFAAAVQPMYTELASSNPELSELVKRIKDVK comes from the coding sequence ATGATGAAGCGCAAAACACTGCTGTGTGCCGTGATTGGTACAGTAATCAGCCTGGGAGCAACGGCTTCAGCCTATGCGACCACAACATTAAAACTAAGCCATAACCATCCACGTGATCATGCTGTTCATAAAGCAATGACTTTTATGGCAAATGAAGTTAAAGACCTGACTGATGGTGAAGTTCGCATCCGAATTTACCCGGACGCACAGCTAGGTACACAGCGTGAATCGATGGAATTGATGCAAAACGGTGCGCTGGATATGGTGAAAAGTAATGCGGCTGAACTGGAAGCTTTTTCGCCAGCTTACTCGGCATTCAACCTGCCTTACCTGTTCAACAGTAAAGAGCATTATTACAAGGTGACAGACGGGGCGTTGGGACGTGAAATTCTTGACTCCTCACGTGACAGCGGATTTATCGGAGTGACTTATTACGACGCAGGTGCACGCAGTTTTTATACCTCTAAACCTATTAATACACCTGACGATCTGAAAGGCCTGAAAGTTCGCGTACAGCCAAGCCCGACGGCTATTGCGATGGTCAAATCACTGGGCGGTAACCCGACACCATTAGCGTACGGCGAGCTGTATACCGCGTTGCAACAAGGTGTTGTGGATGCAGCAGAAAACAATATCCCTTCGTTCAGTCTGAGCCGTCACAGCGAAGTGTCGAAATATTTCAGTTTAGATGAGCACACCATGGTGCCGGACGTATTGGTTATCTCGACCAAAAGCTATGACAAGCTGACCGCTGAACAGCAGCAGGCATTGATGAAAGCGGCGCATGATTCTTCCGAATATATGAAACAACTCTGGGCTGAATCGTCGGCGAAAGAGCGGGCGAAAGCTGAATCGATGGGCGTGACGTTTGTCCAGCCGGATAAAGCTAAATTTGCCGCCGCCGTGCAGCCTATGTACACCGAGCTGGCGTCGAGCAATCCAGAGTTGAGTGAACTGGTGAAACGGATTAAAGACGTTAAATAA
- a CDS encoding CHAD domain-containing protein — translation MTLFSPLTLPAPAKQLCCEADTPICWVLSQYLLNEFQYALLHEPGILEDRHPEYLHQYRVSLRRCRSLLAIFAVVYPPQAVTKLRQQLKVMMEPSGLLRDLDVFTDPDSHPESLSTVLSELLPVVAAKRSRVFQRFSHWLESVDYQHITQQIFTSFIHCAQHPTQTGLKSLSSVANYHLEKQARKLLKSSRRIKPGSTDEEIHKLRIGCKKLRYLNDFCRAVGITSSEQPLIEQAQLKHWQNELGKFNDTSSQLHFCLTHLSPLQTQAETAQAVAAFVKHSRQQHHASKQQVLKNIATLASH, via the coding sequence ATGACTCTCTTTTCCCCGTTAACACTCCCGGCCCCGGCCAAGCAGCTGTGTTGTGAAGCCGATACACCGATATGTTGGGTGTTGAGCCAATATCTGCTCAATGAATTTCAGTATGCCTTGCTGCATGAGCCAGGCATACTCGAAGATCGTCATCCTGAGTATCTGCATCAGTATCGGGTCAGCCTGCGCCGCTGTCGTTCCCTGCTGGCTATTTTCGCCGTCGTTTATCCGCCTCAGGCCGTCACAAAACTCAGACAACAGCTTAAAGTGATGATGGAACCCAGCGGATTATTGCGAGACTTAGACGTGTTTACGGATCCCGATTCGCATCCGGAGTCATTAAGCACCGTACTCAGTGAACTGCTGCCTGTCGTGGCCGCCAAACGGAGCAGAGTATTTCAGCGTTTTTCACACTGGCTCGAGAGTGTCGATTACCAGCATATCACGCAGCAGATTTTTACCAGTTTCATCCATTGTGCTCAGCATCCGACTCAAACCGGTTTAAAAAGCCTGAGTTCTGTCGCTAATTATCACCTTGAAAAACAGGCTCGAAAACTGCTGAAATCCAGCCGCCGTATCAAACCGGGCAGCACCGACGAAGAGATTCATAAACTGCGAATTGGTTGTAAAAAATTACGTTACCTGAATGATTTTTGCCGCGCTGTGGGGATAACCTCTTCAGAGCAGCCATTAATTGAACAAGCTCAGCTAAAACATTGGCAGAACGAACTGGGAAAATTTAACGATACTTCAAGTCAGTTACATTTTTGTCTGACCCACCTCTCGCCACTGCAGACACAAGCGGAAACGGCCCAGGCTGTTGCCGCCTTTGTTAAACACAGCCGGCAACAGCATCACGCCAGCAAGCAGCAGGTGCTGAAAAATATCGCTACATTAGCAAGTCACTGA